One stretch of Triticum urartu cultivar G1812 unplaced genomic scaffold, Tu2.1 TuUngrouped_contig_5721, whole genome shotgun sequence DNA includes these proteins:
- the LOC125529610 gene encoding photosynthetic NDH subunit of subcomplex B 2, chloroplastic, translating to RGAAGRCGGCGGEEPRQGAWTVEENLYTILKKKVSRVYAAPPEERKKRIYSTAPSKFTTIDQSSGLGFRLVRMGFEDLYLSSPGGLYEKFGNDYFLCTGPASILVPVVVGPGEEWRGAQVIEHDNL from the exons CGGGGGGCCGCGGGGCGGTGTGGCGGCTGCGGCGGGGAGGAGCCCCGGCAGGGCGCCTGGACCGTGGAGGAGAACCTCTACACCATCCTCAAGAAGAAGGTGAGCAGGGTGTACGCGGCGCCGCCGGAGGAGAGGAAGAAGCGCATCTACAGCACCGCGCCCTCCAAGTTCACCACCATCGACCAG TCTAGCGGGCTGGGGTTCAGGCTGGTGAGGATGGGGTTCGAGGACCTGTACCTGAGCAGCCCGGGAGGATTGTACGAGAAGTTCGGCAACGACTACTTCCTCTGCACCGGGCCGGCGTCCATTCTGGTGCCCGTCGTCGTCGGCCCCGGCGAGGAGTGGAGGGGGGCACAGGTCATCGAGCACGACAACTTGTAA